TGATGATTACTTATTGCCGCTTGCCTCTTGAGATGATAACCGACAACAGCAACCAATATAAGGTCTAAGGCTTAAAATGTCTGCCTCGCTCCCACACAACTCAATCAATAATGCACCAGGTCCCAGGGTGAGGAGCACCACCAATCTGGAGCGCACAGCAATTAGCTGCTATCTCGCTACATTTTTTATCGTGGTAGGCACCTGGTTGATACCAGACAAATGTGCCCCAAACAAGTGGGTTGTAACCCAGTACACCTGGCCTATCATGTCTTCAATGGGTTGGACTCAGTGCTGGACTCTCTTTTGTCCTGAGCCCCGCGATGTCAATGTCAATGCCGATGCCCTGGTACATTTTCAGGATGGCACAGTCAAAATATATGAGTTTCCGCGCACTCAAAAAATGGATCTACTTACCAAATTTAGACGAGAAAGAACACGTAAGCTCTTTGTAGATAATTTGTGCTGGCCAAATATCAGCTCACAGTATCTGCCCAGCATCGCACGCTATATTGCCAGAGCAAACGACGATGCTAAAAACCCACCAGATATGGTGACACTTTTAGTAAACCGACATATGACACCACTTCCTGATCCCAAAAACTGGGTCTACCGCGACCAATTGCCAGAGCACACCGAAAAATCAGTGCTATTCACATACAAAGTACAACCAGACGATCTGAAATGAGTAATATGAGTCAAGCAGTTGCAGAAGTTAGCCGCAGACCCAAATGGATCGCTAAGTGGGATGAATTCTGGTTCAAACCACAAAGTCCCATTCCAATGGCTATATTCCGCATCCTTTTTGGCTGCGTATTGCTCGAAAATCAACTAGTCCATCTGCTCCCAGATTTCGATCTTTACTATTCTAAAAACAGCATAATTCCTATCAAAGATATGATCTCGCTTTACTGGCATAACGATCATATGTTTGATGTGCTCTTGCTTTTACCCAATGATGACAGGTGGTTACTGGGTGCCTTCTATGTTTTGATTGGCTTTACTGTGATGCTTACTCTGGGTGTATTCACCAGGCTTAGCAGTTGGATTGTATTTATGTTGTTGATGTCTTTTGGCCATCAGTTTGAGCTAAACCAAAATGCTGGCGACAACTATATGCGTATTGCCGCCATGTGCCTGGCTTTTAGTAATGCCGGAGACGCCTTTAGTGTTGATGCGCTCTTGCGCAACATCAAAAAAGACTGGCGCATTACCGGCTTTTATCCACTTTACAGCGCACCCTGGGCGCAGCGCCTCCTGCAGATACAGCTTTTGATTGCTTACTGTCATACATTTTTTGGCAAAATCGAAGGCACCCGCTGGAATGATGGCACAGCTGTTTACTATGCAGTCAGATACGATGACATTATTCGTTTTCCTATTCCACACTTTATCGATAAATTGTGGTTTTATCAGGTGTCCACATATGGCACCTTGCTCGTCGAGTTTGTGCTCTGGAACTTAATATGGTGGAAGCCAGCACGTTACTGGGTGCTTTTAGCAGGACTGGCACTACACCTGGGTATCGAGTACTTTATGAATTTACCGATGTTTGAGTGGAACTTTATGTTTACGTATCTACTCTTTATCGATCCACAAGACATGGTTAAAGTAGCCAACAAGGCTAAAGCCTATATCACTCTCAAATTTGGTGCACCACTGATAGTGGCATTTGACAATAACTGCTTGAGCTGTGTCAAATACGTAGGACTTTTGCACAGACTGGATATATTTGGCAGACTGACTTTTGCCGATGCCAGCGAACCAGCCATAAAGGAATTACTCCCAGCTGGTACAAACGCCGCCAATCAAGTGCTCATTCAAAGTACTGATGGTAAATGGCTCAGTGGCTTTGAAGGCTGGCGCCAAGCCGCAATACGCTTACCACTGACCTGGCTACCCGCTCTTTTAGCGCACATACCAGTACTGGATATGTTAGTCAAAGCATTTTATCTTGCCTTTGCCGCTAACAGTCAAATCTGGTTTGGGCAGGACAGTGTTGCTCCGTCCAAGCCAATCATGAGCGAGGGTGCAGCCTGATGGACAGCGAACAAAAACGCAACAAAGCATTTATAAGCGGGGCAGTATTATTAATCGCCATATTTGTCATCGTTATTGGCGGCACTTATCCCGCTAGAGAAGCAGCCATTCGGGAGCAAAACCTTAATAACTACGACACCAGAGTTGAGCAGCAATTGCAACAAGCTTTGATTGAATACAATGCAGTGCTCAATCGCCCCCATAATATCGATGAGCTAATTGCCAGCCGGGACAAACTAGTTAGTGCATACTGGTCAAAATACGACTTCCAGACTCCCATAGATCTCTATACCAGACAAATGGGAGAGACCTGGAGCCTGGCTCCAGGCAAATACAACCAGCGCTGGGTAGAGACTTGCCGCAAACTAGCTGATATGCACCGCGATGCCAATCAGCTCAGTGCAGCTGTGGTGTGCTATCAGAGCGTGCTTGATCATGATCTCAAATATCTGGGTCGATCCAATGTTAACCTCATAAGAGACTATAACAATATGGGTATGGTCTTTTATCTCCTGGGCACTGGCTTTGAAGAAAGAGAAAAGCGCCTGGAAGAGTTTAAGAAAGCCTCTAGACTGCTCAATCAAGCTCTGGTCCTGGTCAAAGAGCAAAAGCTAGAAGGCACGCCCAGAGAAGCCACTACACTCTGGAATCTTTATCTAGTTGAGCGCGATAGCGGCAATGTTGAGGCAGAAACAATCAAAGCCCGGGCCCAGGCTATAGATAAAGCAATGAATAGAGTCTGCCGCGAACCCTGATAGCAAAAATACCTATAATGAAAATATCGAGAGGTAGGTTTGCAAAGCATAGACTTGAGCGCTAAAGAAAGAGATGACTCTCAGGGTAAGCCCGCTGATAGTCACTCAATTGACACGCCCTATCCCTGGGTAATCAATCCAGCTCTGGACTATCTATTTGTATCAGGGGGTATGCTCTGGATTTTATGGGGACTGTCCTACCTCGGACTGTCAGGCAATAAGACCGACCCGGCCTCTACTTTCTTTGGTATCGTGCTCTTTTACGGCAGTCTACTGATCACAGACACCCACGGTCCGGCCACTCTGGCTCGCGTCTTTACCTCAAAGACAACACCAGCCACAGTCAAAAAGGTAGTTATTGCTGCGGCTCTGTTGGTACTGGCACTGGCTATTCCCAGTCTGACATCGCTGACTTTTGCCCAGGTCTTTACCAAGATAACTTTGCTCTGGGCAATTCAGCACTACACAGCCCAGACCTATGGCGTGGTCATGATCTACTGCCTTAAGCGTCAATTTACTCTCAGTGCGCTGGAGCGACTGGTCATCCAAAACATGCTCAGGGCCCAGCTAATCTTTGTGCTGGTCAGAGCCTTTACTATCCCTCAGTTTGGTCAAATCAATTTTCTCGGACTCGACCTGCCTTTCTGGGGACCACTGCCCATCGGCTTTTTGATATTAAGTCAGTTTTTGCTAGTCTTGATGGGCATTTTCTTTGTCCTCACCTTTGGCTACCGAGCCATAAGCACAAAACAAGTCTTGCCACTACCAGCAGTTCTGAGCATTATCACTGTTATCAGCCTCACCCTCCTTTCGAGGGACAACATACACTACTTTATGGGGGTAACCTTCTATCACTCAAGTCAGTACCTCTCAATCACTTACTCTTATTTCCTTAAAGAGCAAGCTCTACAAAAAAACCTCAAAGTTAAATCAAATGGCTGGAATCAGGTACTGGCGCCCTGGTCTCTGATTTACTATATGGCTCTATTAGCGGTTGGCTACGTCATTTCATTCAAACTTCCTGACCTGTTGAGCTTGCAAGTACCAGCGGCAATTGCTCTTTGCACAGTTTATTCGGTCTTTAACTGCCATCATTTTTTTACAGATGCCTTAGTTTGGCGCATCCGAGACAGCAAAGTCAGACAAATCCTGGTTTAGACTCATCAGTAGAGGCAACTTGATTGTTCCCTTTACGGTCAATTGGGTCAGTGCCATAATGGAAAAAGTTGGCACGTACCTATTTATCTACTTGAAAGGACTCCAGGGCGGTCCCCTAATATGCCTTCAGACTGCATTACTGTGCTCATTGCTGAAGATGAGGCGATTACTCGTTTTGGTTTAAAATATGCGCTGCATACTTTTGCTGATGTACGCGTCGTAGCAGAGTGTCCGGACGGTGTCAGTACTATCTTGCAAGCACTGGCAACCCATCCAAACGTAATTTTGATGGACATTGGTTTGCCAAAAGTAGATGGAATAACGGCCTCATTTAAAATCAAAGAAGCCTTACCAAAGACCAAAATAATAGTTTTTACCTGCTCAGAGGACAAAGACGACATTACTCGCTCATTTGAAGCAGGGGTAGACGGCTATTGCCTCAAAAAAGTCTCGGGTGAGCATCTTTACGCAGCCATCAAGGCAGTCCTGGCGGGAGAGACCTGGATGGACCCCGACCTGGGAGAGCACGTCAGTTTACTTAAACAATTGCACCAGAGTAGCATCATCAAAGACTCTGGCAGTTTGCTAAATATACTTCAAGACACAGCCGACCCATCGAGATCGCATATCGGCGCCCTGCACGCCCACTCTGAGCCTGACACCACAAGTGGTACCAGCGGCTATGAAAACAAAGACAGTGAATTACCACTGGACGAGCAAGATATTAATTATTGTCCTTTACTAAATAGCAACGCCGGACTTAGCGAAGAACAATTAAGGGAACAAAGAGCTAGTGGAGCAAACCGCACCATCATTGCGGAGCGCTATCAAGTCGAAAAAGTATTGGGCAAAGGCGGCATGGGTATGGTCTATAAAGGCCGACATATCTATATGAACCGAGCAGTAGCAATCAAGATTCTTCATCCGGAGCAATCGAGAGATCCGGCTGTGGTTTCGCGCTTTCGCAAAGAGGCTAGAAGTCTTTGTCAGTTTAGCCATCCCAATCTAGTCGGTGTCTTTGACTTTGGCGTGATGAGCACCGGCGAGCCCTTTATGGTAATGGATTACTGCGATGGTCAGAGCCTGGACAAAATTTTGCACAAAACCGGCAAGCTTTCAGTCAAACGCGGTTTATTCATATTTGAGCAAGTATGCAGGGCTCTTGAAGCGGTGCACAACCAGGGCATCATTCACAGAGATGTAAAACCGAGCAATATTCTGGTTGGCGCTGACGACGCCATCAAACTTGTAGACTTTGGACTGGCCAAAAGCTTGGGCGGACTGGAGCACCTCATTAAACTGACTTGTACCGGTGAAGTAGTGGGCAGTCCCAGTTATATGAGCCCAGAGCAGTGCACTGGTCAGGAGCTAGATCACAAAAGCGATATTTATTCACTGGGAATATCAATGTTTGAGGCTTTTACTGGTGAAATGCCATTTCAGGCTGACTCATTTTATGAGCTGCTCAATAAGCACATCAGAGGCACACCTTCACGAGACCCTTTTATCAAAAACAATCTGCCAAGGGACCTGGAAGAAGTTATTTTTCGCTGCCTGGACAAAAACCCTGAAGGGCGGTTTCAGAGTGCCCGGGAGCTACTGCAAGCGCTCGAATCAGTTGAACAATCGCTTACAACAGAAATCAAACACTAGTCGGTACGGGAAGCCATGCAAGATTTTAATGCCCGACTAAAAAAGCTGCTGGATGGATCTATCTGGAAATCTTTGCAGGAAAATCAAGACTCTGCCCTGAGCGAAGAACTCAGTGCAGCTCTAGATGAGCTGATAATTCTTGCCGAAAGCGAACACGAAGCGCTGGAATCGCTGGAAAGACAGTTTGCCATCTTTGTCAAACTGGCCGAAATGTGTCCATCTTTTTTATGGATTGCCGACTCCGAAGGCTCAATGGAATATGTCAATGAGCGCTGGATGGAGTTTACTGGAGCGACACCACAGCAGTCTCTGGGACTGGGTTGGCTTAACTTTATCGATGAGCGAGACCGCAAAGATGTGCTTTTTAAATGGCGCGAATCAGTCCGTCGCACCATTACTTTTGAAATGGAATTCCGCATCACTAGCGGCTTTGACCGCAAGCCTAAATGGTACCTAGTGCGCGCGCTACCGCTCACTGACGAAAAAGGTGAACCAGTCAAATGGTTTGGTAGCTGTACTGAGATAAACGAACAAAAGACGCTCAAAGAAGAGCTTGCATTGAGGGTCAATGACCTCTCTAAGCTAATCATGGAAAATGAACTTTCACGCTTGAAGCTGACTGAAAGTGAAGCGATGTTCCGCATTGTCTGCGAGACATCTCCTCACTTAATAATCACCACAGACGCCAGAGGACAGGTCGAATACTTCAACCAGCAGTGGTACAACTACACAGGTTTAGCGCGAATCAAGCCACCGGTCAGTGGCGAAGAGACGTCAGATGGCAATGAATGTGATAACTGGCTCTCCTCTGTCCACCCAGATCAAAGAGCAAGGCTCTCCGAAAAATGGCGTGAGGCCAGACAGAAGCAAGCTCCGCTGGAAGATGAAGTAAGATTGAGGAGAGCTGATGGGGTCTATCTATGGCATCTATTGCGCAGCTTGCCACTGGCTGATGATGCCGGCAAGCCGTTGCGCTGGTGCATAAGTTGTACTGACATAGAAGCACATCACAGCTTGATGAAAGCCCTGTCTGAAGCAAAAGAGAACGCTGAAGAGGCAAGTCGATTTAAATCTGCTTTTGTCGCCAATATCTCACACGAACTACGCACGCCCTTAAACGGGGTACTCGGTATGTCTCAACTACTGAGTACTTTGACCTTGCCTGAGCAAGCCCAGGACTATTTGCACGTCATCGAAGAAGCCGGTCAGAGCCTACTTGCCGTAATAAATGATGTGCTTGATTTTTCCAAAATCGAAGCTGGTAGATTGGAAGTAGCATCAGAAGACCTCTCTGTCAGTGGCTTAATTGATAGCTCAATGAATATTCTGGCTACTCAAGCAGAAGTCAAAGACTTGTTTTTTATCTCCTTTACTGACCCGCGCATACCAGATCTAGTCAAAGGCGATGGACCAAGAGTAAGACAGGTGCTACTAAACTTGCTCAGTAATGCTATTAAATTTACCGAAATAGGTGGTGTCTTTTTGAGTGCCACTCTCTTATCACGAGAGCCTGAGCAATGCACAGTTAAATTCAGCATACTGGACTCCGGCATAGGAGTATCACCAGATTTACAACAAAAACTATTTGAGCCATTTATCCAGGCAGATCATTCAATTAGCCGCAAATACGGTGGTACTGGACTGGGTCTCAGTATATCGCGCAGTTTAGTGGAATTACTTGGTGGCGCACTGCTTTTGCAAAGCGAACCCGGTAACGGCGCTGAGTTTAGCTTTACTCTCAATTTTAAAAATGCGGCAAACCAACTGCCTATTACCCAAATCGAAGCCCTGACCAGGCCAGTCATAGGCAACAAAAACGTCTTTATTACAGGCCGCTCAAAACATATGATGGACAGGCTTTACGAGTGTCTCAGTATGACAGGGCTGCAAGTCAGCTGTGTCACTACATTGCAGCAGTGGAGCAACCTTTTAACATCACATCAATATGAAAGCAGCGAAAACTATCATGTCAGCCTGGGCAAACCGCCTAAGCGCTGGATGCAATCGAATACTCGCGAAAGCCCATTAAAGTTTAAAAGACGGGTAATCATTGCCGATCCTCTAGCCAAAAGCGAAGGCGAAGCAGGACTGCAAAAGAACGAAATCATCCTTAATGCACCGGTCAAAATATCGCAAGTATTGATGGCCATGGATGGTATCAAATCGCAGGGCATCTCTGGCAATCAGGTAGCACTAGATGAAAGTGAGCAAAGTCTCAAAACCTCCAGCAGTAAGCGTAACTATACGCGCGCGCGAGGTTTTACAAGAGAAAAAGCTAACAATGGCGATGGACCACTTAAACGTCCCTTTAAGGCTCTGATAGCTGATGACAATGCCATCAATCTGCGCGTCTCTAAACTACTATTGACTCAATTTGGGCTGGAGGCTGATGTTGCTGTCAGCGGCTTTGAAGCATTGGAAAAAAGCACCAGCCAGGATTACGACATCATTTTTTTGGATTGTCAGATGCCTCAGATGGATGGCTTTGATACCTGCCGACGCATCCGCATCAATCAAGCCAAACAAGGCAAATGGGCACCTATAATCGCAGTCACAGCCAACTCATTTAGTGTCGTCAAAGAAAATTACAGCCGCTCTGGTATGGATGATTTTTTGCCCAAACCAATACTCTCTGACAATCTGCTGAACATTTTGAGTAAGTGGCTCGATACCGAAGAAAACGTTGGCGCCATGATGAGACAACCGCGTAACCTCAATACCAATCAAACAAGAGCTGGACTCCAGAGTATTACATCGATAAGTATTGATGATAACGAAACAACTGAAGGCGAAGGCTTAGGTCAGCTCTCCACTGATCTGTTACTGAGCCGCTTTGGTACTGAGCACGTCCAGCTCCTGGAGATGTTTTATCACTCAGCTAGAGAGAGTGTAAGCAAACTGAGCCAGCATCTGCAAGACCGTGATTATATCGCCGTGATGAAGCAGGCTCATGCCTTTAAGGGAGCTTGCGGCACTATATGCGCCACTAGCTGCGAAGGCATTTTGAAATCTCTCGAAAAGGAAGCCAAAGTAGCTTGTTATGAACGAACTGCTACATGCCTCGGTCAACTTAATGACAAAGTGAATGAATTGCTAATCGAAATCGAGGTCTATCTCAAAAGCAAAGGCAATACTAAATCCACCAAATCACTTTAAGCCTGCAGCCCTTTTAGCACACTGAGCAGTTCACTAACACTCTGGATGCGATCATCGGGGTTCTTTTCTAGTGACTTTGCCACCACATAGGAGAGTACCGCTGGTGGTTCGTATCCGAGCAGCTCTTTAGTGAGGGCAAGCGGTTTTTCTTCTACCTGCTTCATAAATATGAGCATTGGAGTAGCACCATCAAATATTGGTCTGCCAGTCAAAAGCTCAAACATGACACAGCCAAGGCTGTAAATATCAGTGCGATAATCTAGATGCTTGCCACGACACTGCTCTGGACTCATATAGAGTGGACTGCCGACAATCTCAAAAGCATCCGTTGCCTGAAACTGAATACCAACTCCCTGTGGTTGAATCCGAGCAAGACCGAAGTCTACAATTTTGACTTTTAGACCTTTACTGGAGCGCTCTACAACGATATTGCTGGGCTTCAGATCACAGTGCACAATACCGTGTTCATGGGCTTCTGCCAGGCCTTCGCAAACTGGAATAAA
Above is a window of Candidatus Obscuribacter sp. DNA encoding:
- a CDS encoding DUF393 domain-containing protein, yielding MSQAVAEVSRRPKWIAKWDEFWFKPQSPIPMAIFRILFGCVLLENQLVHLLPDFDLYYSKNSIIPIKDMISLYWHNDHMFDVLLLLPNDDRWLLGAFYVLIGFTVMLTLGVFTRLSSWIVFMLLMSFGHQFELNQNAGDNYMRIAAMCLAFSNAGDAFSVDALLRNIKKDWRITGFYPLYSAPWAQRLLQIQLLIAYCHTFFGKIEGTRWNDGTAVYYAVRYDDIIRFPIPHFIDKLWFYQVSTYGTLLVEFVLWNLIWWKPARYWVLLAGLALHLGIEYFMNLPMFEWNFMFTYLLFIDPQDMVKVANKAKAYITLKFGAPLIVAFDNNCLSCVKYVGLLHRLDIFGRLTFADASEPAIKELLPAGTNAANQVLIQSTDGKWLSGFEGWRQAAIRLPLTWLPALLAHIPVLDMLVKAFYLAFAANSQIWFGQDSVAPSKPIMSEGAA
- a CDS encoding protein kinase translates to MPSDCITVLIAEDEAITRFGLKYALHTFADVRVVAECPDGVSTILQALATHPNVILMDIGLPKVDGITASFKIKEALPKTKIIVFTCSEDKDDITRSFEAGVDGYCLKKVSGEHLYAAIKAVLAGETWMDPDLGEHVSLLKQLHQSSIIKDSGSLLNILQDTADPSRSHIGALHAHSEPDTTSGTSGYENKDSELPLDEQDINYCPLLNSNAGLSEEQLREQRASGANRTIIAERYQVEKVLGKGGMGMVYKGRHIYMNRAVAIKILHPEQSRDPAVVSRFRKEARSLCQFSHPNLVGVFDFGVMSTGEPFMVMDYCDGQSLDKILHKTGKLSVKRGLFIFEQVCRALEAVHNQGIIHRDVKPSNILVGADDAIKLVDFGLAKSLGGLEHLIKLTCTGEVVGSPSYMSPEQCTGQELDHKSDIYSLGISMFEAFTGEMPFQADSFYELLNKHIRGTPSRDPFIKNNLPRDLEEVIFRCLDKNPEGRFQSARELLQALESVEQSLTTEIKH
- a CDS encoding PAS domain S-box protein, with the protein product MQDFNARLKKLLDGSIWKSLQENQDSALSEELSAALDELIILAESEHEALESLERQFAIFVKLAEMCPSFLWIADSEGSMEYVNERWMEFTGATPQQSLGLGWLNFIDERDRKDVLFKWRESVRRTITFEMEFRITSGFDRKPKWYLVRALPLTDEKGEPVKWFGSCTEINEQKTLKEELALRVNDLSKLIMENELSRLKLTESEAMFRIVCETSPHLIITTDARGQVEYFNQQWYNYTGLARIKPPVSGEETSDGNECDNWLSSVHPDQRARLSEKWREARQKQAPLEDEVRLRRADGVYLWHLLRSLPLADDAGKPLRWCISCTDIEAHHSLMKALSEAKENAEEASRFKSAFVANISHELRTPLNGVLGMSQLLSTLTLPEQAQDYLHVIEEAGQSLLAVINDVLDFSKIEAGRLEVASEDLSVSGLIDSSMNILATQAEVKDLFFISFTDPRIPDLVKGDGPRVRQVLLNLLSNAIKFTEIGGVFLSATLLSREPEQCTVKFSILDSGIGVSPDLQQKLFEPFIQADHSISRKYGGTGLGLSISRSLVELLGGALLLQSEPGNGAEFSFTLNFKNAANQLPITQIEALTRPVIGNKNVFITGRSKHMMDRLYECLSMTGLQVSCVTTLQQWSNLLTSHQYESSENYHVSLGKPPKRWMQSNTRESPLKFKRRVIIADPLAKSEGEAGLQKNEIILNAPVKISQVLMAMDGIKSQGISGNQVALDESEQSLKTSSSKRNYTRARGFTREKANNGDGPLKRPFKALIADDNAINLRVSKLLLTQFGLEADVAVSGFEALEKSTSQDYDIIFLDCQMPQMDGFDTCRRIRINQAKQGKWAPIIAVTANSFSVVKENYSRSGMDDFLPKPILSDNLLNILSKWLDTEENVGAMMRQPRNLNTNQTRAGLQSITSISIDDNETTEGEGLGQLSTDLLLSRFGTEHVQLLEMFYHSARESVSKLSQHLQDRDYIAVMKQAHAFKGACGTICATSCEGILKSLEKEAKVACYERTATCLGQLNDKVNELLIEIEVYLKSKGNTKSTKSL